Proteins co-encoded in one Malus sylvestris chromosome 7, drMalSylv7.2, whole genome shotgun sequence genomic window:
- the LOC126630212 gene encoding uncharacterized protein LOC126630212 has protein sequence MSRFTNEIEWIDPPHGFTMPHFIPYKGDEDPDRHLKYYCSTMILYRNNDMLMCKIFATTLQGEAQDWFHTLPPQSIQSFNELSFVFTKEYSSNRSIKRTSDHLFSIVKDHRETIRDYVKRFKVEKAKIVSCNEDIATAAFRNGLPIEHPLFRKLIMGEELTLAASYALAEKHALWDEAKQSNKNESEKKHIERSPTREDSALETFTKFTVPIGQILRKLKNEPWFELPPPMKSDLTRLDHTKYCAFHQGPGHTTNGCLKWKQYLKKLTNEG, from the coding sequence atGTCACGATTCACGAATGAGATCGAATGGATAGATCCACCTCACGGGTTCACTATGCCTCACTTCATTCCATACAAGGGAGACGAAGATCCGGATCGACATCTCAAGTATTATTGCAGTACCATGATCCTCTACAGGAACAACGATATGCTTATGTGTAAAATTTTTGCCACAAccctacaaggcgaggcgcaagactGGTTTCACACTCTACCGCCGCAGTCGATCCAGAGTTTTAACgaactttcctttgttttcactAAGGAGTATTCGTCTAACCGCTCAATCAAAAGGACATCTGACCATCTCTTCAGCATTGTAAAAGACCATCGGGAGACAATTCGCGACTATGTCAAGAGGTTCAAAGTGGAGAAGGCCAAGATAGTTAGCTGCAATGAAGACATAGCAACGGCAGCATTCAGAAATGGGCTTCCTATCGAACATCCTTTATTCAGAAAATTGATTATGGGAGAAGAATTGACCCTAGCagcttcgtatgctttggcagaAAAACATGCATTATGGGACGAGGCCAAGCAGTCTAACAAAAACGAGTCAGAAAAGAAGCACATAGAACGTTCCCCGACCAGAGAAGACTCAGCGCTTGAAACATTCACCAAGTTCACAGTTCCAATCGGCCAAATTCTTCGCAAGCTCAAGAATGAACCTTGGTTCGAATTGCCGCCACCTATGAAAAGCGATCTTACCAGGTTGGATCATACAAAATATTGCGCATTCCATCAAGGACCAGGCCACACTACCAACGGCTGCCTGAAGTGGAAGCAGTACCTTAAAAAGCTGACAAATGAGGGCTGA
- the LOC126628672 gene encoding auxin-induced protein 15A-like, producing the protein MNIDMMLFEAKFLIKQFFRRCRKLGGTVLRRKIRGHFSNAKMWFPRHEEDYYVPKDVPRGHLVVYVGEDCKKFIIKVTLLNHPLFQELLDLAEEVFQLATNTKLWIPCNEYIFISVLRCISYELDLGFHYL; encoded by the coding sequence ATGAACATCGATATGATGCTTTTTGAGGCTAAGTTCCTCATCAAACAATTCTTTCGCAGATGCAGGAAACTTGGTGGTACAGTCCTAAGGCGTAAAATCCGGGGTCACTTTAGCAATGCGAAAATGTGGTTCCCCCGTCATGAAGAGGACTACTATGTACCCAAAGATGTCCCAAGAGGCCACCTTGTGGTGTATGTTGGTGAAGACTGCAAGAAATTTATCATCAAGGTTACATTACTCAACCACCCTCTGTTCCAGGAATTGCTTGATCTCGCTGAAGAAGTTTTTCAGCTTGCAACCAACACGAAACTCTGGATTCCTTGCAACGAATACATTTTCATCAGCGTTCTTCGTTGCATCAGTTATGAACTAGATCTAGGGTTTCATTATCTTTGA